A region of the Curtobacterium flaccumfaciens pv. betae genome:
CGGCGACGACTTCCACTGAAGGCTGACGGCTGACCCAGCGGCGACCGCGTCCTGACGCCGGACACGCCCGAGGTCACGAATCAGGAACGGTCCTGTCAGGATCGCGGGTCCTGCCGACACCTCTGGGTGAAGGAGGTGGGATGTGGACGTGACGACCGGCACCGACACGGACGAAGGACTCGTCCGTGCGATGGCACAGGGGGACACCGGAGCGTTCGCACGAGCGTTCGACCGGTACGCCGCCACCCTCACCCGCTACGCCTGGGCACTCGTGGACAACCGCTCCGACGTCGAGGAGATCGTGCAGGACGCGTTCCTCACGCTCTGGCAGCGGGCGGCGACCCTCGAGCTGCCGGCGGACACCGTGCTGCCGTGGCTGCTCGTCGTCTGCCGCAACCACGCCTTCAACACCGGCCGCAAGCAGGCCCGTCGTCGCGCGGACGAACTCCCGGAGCACCTCGCCTCGCCCGCCGACCAGGACGAGGCACGCGAGACCCTGCGCTGGGTCCGTGCCGAGATCGCCGCGCTCCCCGACCTCGACCGCCGCATCTGCGAGCTCTGCCTCCTCGAGGGGTACTCCTACGCCGAAGCCGCGGAGCTCCTCGGGCTCACGGTCGGCGCGGTCACCCCGCGGGTCTCCCGCAACCGACGTCGACTCAAGAAGGCGGTGATGCACGATGAACACTGAACCTCCCCAGGGAGACGAGCTGCAGCGCATGCTCGTCTCGATGAAGCAGAACGTCCTCGAACGCGCCACGCCCCGCCCGAAGCGACGTCGTGGTCGCTCGGGCATCGTGGTCGGCGTCGTCGCCCTGCTGGCACTCGGCACCGCGACCGGTGCCGTCGCGCTGACCCTGTCGCAGCAGAAC
Encoded here:
- a CDS encoding RNA polymerase sigma factor — translated: MTTGTDTDEGLVRAMAQGDTGAFARAFDRYAATLTRYAWALVDNRSDVEEIVQDAFLTLWQRAATLELPADTVLPWLLVVCRNHAFNTGRKQARRRADELPEHLASPADQDEARETLRWVRAEIAALPDLDRRICELCLLEGYSYAEAAELLGLTVGAVTPRVSRNRRRLKKAVMHDEH